A stretch of the Sphingobacterium thalpophilum genome encodes the following:
- a CDS encoding IS256 family transposase — translation MDKESLLNDKEFLKSFKDGLELQSFFRELQARAVSQMLEGEMDGHLGYEKHERSGQGNSRNGHTSKKVRGDQGDLEIQVPRDRDGTFNPIIVPKRKNMIDGVENVIVSLYAKGMSVSDIENMMRDVYGFDLSESTISRITDRVAGDVIAWQNRPLDNVYLIVWMDGIVFKVRENSKVVNKTIYLAVGLNRDGYKEVLGMWLGKNESASFWMGILTDLKSRGVEDMLITATDNLNGFSATIRSVFPECSTQVCVVHQIRNACRYVVWKDKKAFTADMKPIYDAPNKQAAQAALADFADRWESKYPYAIRSWRENWDELTVFYDFPLEIRRIIYTTNIIENMNGKIRKYTKNKLSFPSDDAVLKSVYLALREISKKWTMPIQNWGIILNQFLTLFEKRVQL, via the coding sequence ATTGACAAAGAGTCACTATTAAACGACAAGGAGTTCTTAAAGAGTTTTAAGGACGGGTTAGAGCTGCAATCATTTTTCCGGGAATTACAGGCACGTGCAGTATCGCAGATGCTTGAAGGAGAAATGGACGGCCACCTTGGCTATGAAAAGCATGAGCGCAGTGGTCAGGGCAATTCCCGAAACGGGCATACCAGCAAAAAGGTTCGTGGGGATCAGGGAGATCTGGAAATTCAGGTCCCACGGGATCGCGATGGTACATTCAACCCCATTATCGTTCCCAAGCGCAAGAACATGATTGACGGAGTTGAGAACGTGATCGTTTCGCTATATGCCAAAGGCATGAGTGTTTCGGATATAGAAAATATGATGCGCGATGTGTACGGATTTGATCTTTCTGAATCGACGATTTCCAGGATTACTGACCGTGTGGCGGGCGATGTGATTGCCTGGCAAAACCGTCCTCTGGACAACGTATATCTGATTGTCTGGATGGATGGCATTGTCTTTAAGGTCAGGGAAAACTCCAAAGTGGTCAATAAGACCATTTATCTTGCTGTGGGCCTAAACAGGGATGGCTATAAAGAAGTTCTGGGCATGTGGCTGGGCAAGAATGAAAGTGCCAGTTTTTGGATGGGAATCCTGACAGACCTGAAATCCCGGGGCGTAGAGGATATGCTGATTACAGCGACCGATAATCTCAATGGTTTCTCCGCTACCATACGGAGTGTGTTTCCTGAGTGTAGTACCCAGGTCTGTGTTGTCCATCAGATCCGAAATGCCTGCAGATATGTTGTATGGAAGGATAAAAAGGCGTTTACAGCAGATATGAAGCCTATCTATGATGCTCCCAATAAACAGGCTGCACAGGCAGCGCTGGCAGATTTTGCCGATAGATGGGAATCCAAATATCCCTATGCCATAAGATCATGGCGGGAGAACTGGGACGAACTGACCGTCTTTTACGACTTCCCACTTGAGATCCGACGAATTATCTATACGACCAATATCATCGAAAACATGAATGGGAAGATCCGTAAATACACAAAGAATAAACTGTCATTTCCCAGCGATGATGCCGTACTGAAATCTGTATATTTGGCTTTGAGAGAAATCTCTAAAAAGTGGACGATGCCTATTCAGAATTGGGGCATTATCCTAAATCAGTTCTTAACTTTATTTGAAAAAAGAGTCCAGTTATAA
- a CDS encoding RHS repeat domain-containing protein — protein MEQTSINADVGQNFKMGSSHETKHFNVPVNRILDFYNLIRRTYLSSQELGDTALISNAQKMMSVNFDADGRSNISVSIDGRKVMSGRGGTDIPFRETITLNRDNSGYFAVLKEQSISFPSGKLKDYFRGESEISNPGTRQVLPGLYHFGGSGSTITYQIGLSDVSFTFYDQLGRVKAVIPPEGVKKLWTEGVGSYATLGSIPFVQTFRYDGKGNLVERTDADAGRSEFRYSSDGKLRYSRNALQKLANRFSYTNYDRYGRSVESGELAPSGTVTFETLTAAMLDATESDPGKYPPGAKYEVTVVTYDTPSEIPALPGYVQDSYFLSGGAVSTKAKYSGTPTEANLVSRTWYSYDGDGNTVWTVKYVAGLGYKTMDYVYDDMGNVTKSIYQKGTPSETLVHYFEYDKNKRLVATYTNTTDNAAGKVLHARYSYYLHGPLKRVELGDKLQGIDYVYSIDGKLKSINNANAAKDPGMDGGNGFAADVFGMNLEYHSGDYSNPQVGLPSIQSGSSAANYSGLINGISWFSKKPNSADAAAVMNIYSYDPKGQLSASRWGTPNFASSSFVSAGEINREYGLTYDSHGNIRSLIRNGSGTTVLGNYTYSYQANTNRLTSVSSYADYTYDAVGQLASQVKGSSGMYLDYDVSGKVTKIYSDAAKQTIMLSFVYDDDGNRVMKKDHRTGAVTWYSYDGEGTLVAVFEQQGTGAIQLKEQPIYGSGRLGTYYRQGSNYQYTVTDHLGNTRVVINRNKTAGGSADIVYYADYYPFGMEVRSGGIENRYGYQGLYAEKDKETGWNSFELRNYDAAIGRWLTTDPYGQYHSPYVGMGNNPIKSIDRSGGWANDSIGVNRKGEVVFDDGKKDGNLFLVNDGVGKIKDLAMLKNNSIQLAKYNVWIGTDQQKIDYVKSQWKFAEGGFDWFPSTNKFVTDTKNQAAFSVNALMGDNVMTGTNNMFNIIFTIQDQGLSNPLLSDPYNTRNTISHEKRHLQQSVKVHHGSLVNPTITNLELDVFATNDL, from the coding sequence ATGGAACAGACATCTATAAACGCTGACGTTGGGCAGAACTTCAAAATGGGGAGTTCGCATGAGACCAAGCATTTCAATGTACCCGTGAACCGGATACTTGATTTCTACAATTTAATTAGACGCACTTATCTGAGTTCGCAGGAGCTCGGCGATACTGCGCTTATATCGAATGCGCAAAAAATGATGTCTGTCAATTTTGACGCTGACGGACGGAGTAATATTAGCGTCAGTATAGATGGAAGAAAAGTTATGAGCGGCCGCGGGGGGACAGACATTCCGTTTAGGGAGACGATCACATTGAATAGGGACAATTCCGGATATTTTGCCGTTTTAAAAGAGCAGAGCATATCTTTTCCATCAGGTAAACTCAAAGATTATTTCCGTGGAGAGTCAGAAATTTCAAATCCAGGAACACGGCAGGTTTTACCTGGTCTCTATCATTTTGGAGGGAGTGGCTCTACGATTACTTATCAGATCGGTCTCTCTGACGTAAGCTTTACCTTCTATGACCAGCTGGGGAGGGTAAAAGCTGTGATACCTCCTGAGGGCGTCAAGAAATTATGGACTGAGGGAGTTGGGAGCTATGCAACACTGGGAAGTATCCCGTTTGTCCAAACGTTCAGGTACGATGGTAAGGGTAACCTTGTCGAACGCACCGATGCGGATGCCGGCCGGAGCGAATTCAGATATAGCAGCGACGGCAAGCTTCGGTATTCGCGCAACGCGCTGCAGAAACTGGCCAATAGATTCAGTTATACCAATTACGACCGTTATGGACGTTCTGTTGAAAGCGGGGAACTGGCTCCTTCGGGTACAGTGACCTTTGAGACCCTGACAGCGGCTATGCTCGATGCTACCGAATCAGATCCCGGCAAATATCCTCCGGGTGCCAAATACGAAGTTACCGTGGTGACCTATGATACACCTTCGGAGATACCGGCTTTGCCGGGCTACGTGCAGGACAGTTATTTTCTTTCGGGTGGTGCTGTTTCCACAAAAGCGAAATACAGCGGCACACCGACCGAAGCGAACCTGGTCAGCAGGACGTGGTACAGCTATGACGGCGATGGGAACACGGTGTGGACGGTAAAGTATGTTGCCGGTCTTGGTTACAAAACCATGGACTACGTTTATGATGATATGGGGAATGTGACCAAGAGTATTTACCAGAAAGGTACCCCGAGCGAGACCCTGGTGCACTATTTCGAGTATGACAAAAATAAGCGGCTTGTGGCCACCTATACCAATACGACCGATAATGCGGCGGGCAAAGTTCTGCATGCCAGATACAGTTATTATCTTCACGGGCCTCTTAAGCGAGTTGAGCTGGGAGATAAGCTACAGGGTATCGATTATGTGTACAGTATAGACGGTAAGCTGAAAAGCATCAACAATGCGAATGCGGCCAAAGACCCCGGCATGGACGGAGGCAATGGTTTTGCAGCGGATGTCTTCGGTATGAATCTTGAATATCATTCAGGGGACTACAGTAACCCTCAGGTTGGATTGCCGAGTATACAGAGTGGAAGCAGTGCTGCGAACTATAGTGGTCTGATCAACGGGATCAGCTGGTTTTCGAAGAAGCCGAACTCGGCCGATGCCGCCGCTGTGATGAATATCTACAGTTATGATCCGAAAGGTCAGCTGAGTGCGAGCCGCTGGGGTACCCCGAACTTTGCTTCATCTTCATTCGTCTCGGCAGGAGAGATCAACAGGGAATATGGCCTGACGTATGACAGCCACGGTAATATCAGGTCGCTTATCCGGAACGGGAGCGGTACGACGGTCCTGGGTAACTATACGTACAGCTATCAGGCGAATACGAACAGATTGACCTCTGTCAGCAGCTACGCAGACTACACCTATGACGCGGTCGGTCAGCTGGCTTCCCAGGTCAAGGGCAGCTCGGGGATGTATCTGGATTATGATGTATCGGGTAAGGTTACCAAAATCTACAGTGATGCCGCAAAACAGACCATAATGCTTAGCTTTGTATACGACGATGACGGCAATCGGGTTATGAAGAAAGATCATCGTACCGGTGCGGTAACTTGGTACAGCTATGATGGGGAAGGGACACTGGTCGCGGTCTTTGAGCAGCAGGGGACTGGAGCAATCCAGCTCAAGGAACAGCCGATCTATGGATCAGGCCGCTTGGGCACATATTATAGGCAGGGCAGTAACTATCAGTATACGGTTACGGACCATCTGGGCAATACGCGTGTAGTGATCAACCGGAACAAAACTGCAGGTGGGAGTGCCGACATTGTCTATTATGCAGATTACTATCCCTTCGGTATGGAGGTACGTTCAGGAGGTATCGAGAACAGATATGGTTATCAGGGACTGTACGCTGAGAAGGACAAGGAGACGGGCTGGAACAGTTTTGAGCTGCGCAATTATGATGCGGCAATTGGGCGGTGGCTGACAACGGATCCTTACGGACAGTATCATTCTCCATATGTCGGAATGGGAAATAATCCAATAAAAAGTATTGATAGAAGTGGCGGATGGGCTAATGATAGTATTGGGGTAAACAGAAAAGGAGAAGTGGTTTTTGATGATGGGAAAAAAGATGGTAATTTGTTTCTAGTTAATGATGGTGTTGGGAAAATAAAAGATTTAGCAATGCTCAAAAATAATTCTATTCAGCTAGCGAAATATAATGTCTGGATTGGTACGGATCAACAAAAAATTGACTATGTTAAATCCCAATGGAAATTTGCTGAAGGAGGATTTGACTGGTTTCCAAGTACGAATAAATTTGTGACAGACACTAAAAACCAAGCCGCATTCTCTGTTAATGCACTTATGGGAGACAATGTTATGACAGGAACTAATAATATGTTTAATATTATATTTACAATTCAAGATCAAGGCTTGAGTAATCCCCTATTATCAGATCCATATAACACTAGGAATACAATTTCTCACGAAAAAAGACATCTACAACAATCAGTTAAAGTTCATCATGGTTCATTGGTAAATCCTACAATTACGAACTTAGAGTTGGATGTATTCGCTACCAACGATCTGTGA